The genome window TGGAACAAGGACCCGCCGCATTGGTCGCAGATTCCATCCTTGGCGGGTTTTTTGAAAAATACATGGAACCCGGCGCCGCATTCCTTGCACGTTCTCCGGCCGGTCAACCTTTTGATCAGCTCCGGATTGGGGACCACGATCGACAAGACATAGTCAATGGACTGTCCCATATTCTTCAGGGCCTTTTTGAGCTCATCGGCCTGGGGGACGGTCCTCGGAAATCCGTCGAGGACGTACCCCTTGGCGCAATCGCTGCTCTTAAGCCTCTCACGGATAATCCCCACCACGATGTGGTCAGGCGCCAGCGCCCCTTTGTCCATGTAGGACTTTGCCTCTTTGCCCAGGGAGGTCTTGTTCTTCACGGCCTCTCGGAGAATGTCGCCGGTTGATATCTGTGGTATGCCGTATTTTTCAACCAGCTTCTTGGCCTGCGTACCCTTCCCTGCCCCCGGAGGCCCTAAAAGTATCATTCGCATTTTCTGTGCCCTTCCTTTCTCTTGTTTCTTATTTTCGGCTCCCTCTCTTCATTCACGTTTGAAGTCAGCGCCCGCTCCGTCCATGAATCCTCCCCTTCTTCAAAAAGCCGTCATATTGGCGCTGCAGAAGATGGGATTCGATCTGTCTCAAGGTATCGAGCGCCACACCCACAACAATGAGAAGGGACGTCCCCCCGAAGTAGAAGGGGATGTTCAGCTCCTGGATCAAAAACATCGGAAGCACACAGACCGCCGAAAGATAAAGGGCCCCGACAAAGGTGATCCTGCTCAGGACTTTGTCAAGGTAGTCCGATGTATTCTTCCCAGGCCGGAGTCCCGGGATAAACCCCCCCTGCTTCTTCATGTTTTCGGCCACGTCCACGGGATTGAACATCACCGCCGTATAAAAAAAAGTAAAAAAAATGATAAATCCTACATAGAGGATCATATAAACCAGACTCCCCGGGCTCAGACTCCCGGCCACCGCCTGCATCCAGGGATGATGAATCACCTGGGCGATGGTCGCCGGGAAGAGGATGATCGAAGAGGCGAAGATCGGCGGGATCACGCCCGCGGTATTGATCTTCAACGGGATATGGGTATCCGTGCCGCCATAGGCCTTGCGGCCGACCACCCGCCGCGCATACTGGACCGGCACCTTTCTATGCCCCTGTTCCATAAAGATGATGGCCCCTGTCACCAAAACGATCAGCAGCAGGATGACCAGAACCACATAAGGCTGCATGATCCCTCCCCGGACCAAGGTCGCGGTTTGGGCCGCGGCAGAGGGCATGGCCGCCACAATCCCTGCAAAGATGATCAGGGAGATCCCGTTCCCGATCCCCTTCTCGGTGATCTGTTCACCGAGCCACATGATGAAGGCCGTTCCCGCCACCAGGGTGATCACGGTGAAGATCAGGTATCCGGGTCCGGGGTGGATCACGATGGGGGCGCCGCCCGGACTCGTGGTGCTCTGAAGGCCGACGGCAATGCCGGCGCCCTGTATGATGCTGAGAAGGATCGTTCCATACCGGGTGTACTGCGTGATCTTTTTCCGTCCCGCCGCCCCTTCCTTGGCCAACTGCTCAAGACTCGGCACCACCGATGTCAGGAGCTGCAGGATGATCGAGGCGCTGATGTACGGCATGATCCCCAAGGCAAAGACCGTCATACGGCTCAGCGCCCCGCCGGAGAACATGCTCACGAATCCGAGAATTCCCCCCTCCTGAGACTGGAAGAACTCGGAGAGGGCCTTTGAATCTATTCCCGGGATCGGGACATGACACCCTACCCTGTAAATCGCCAGAAACCCGAGTGTGAAAAGGATCCTTCTCTTTAATTCAGGAACCTTGAAAATGTTCTGCAGGCTCTCTAACAACCGGATCTCCGATATAATAAATTGTGGTTCTTCTCCCATTTAGTGGGTAAAAAGGGTTCGAGGGTTGAAGATCCATAGGGTTCCAGGGGTCGAGGGGTCAAGGGTTCAAGTGAGATACTGAAACGCAAGCAAAATTTTCAGAGATAAATACTGGAACCCTTGACCCCTAGGACCCTCGGCCCCTTATGTTTTTAGCACTTCACTTGACCCCTGGAATCCTTGACCCCTTGACCCCTGATGTCTTCACCCACTCTTTTGGAGATGAACCTTATTTTATGATCTCGGCCGTTCCGCCGGCTGCACGGATCTTCTCGGCCGCCTTTTTGCTGAATTTGTGCGCCTTCACCACCATGGGACGATGGAGCTCACCGGCGCCGAGAATCTTCAGCCCGGCACGCATTTGTTTGACCACCCCTTTATCGCGCAGGATCTCAGGATCCACTTGATCCGTTCCTTCGAGGAGATCCAGCCGGGAAAGGTTCAGGATGGTATATTCCTTGCGGAAGATGTTGGTGAACCCCCGCTTGGGGAGCCTCCTCTGCAATGGCATCTGCCCTCCCTCGAAGCCGGCCTTTTTACTGCCGCCTGAACGGGCGTTCTGTCCCTTGTGCCCTCGGGTCGATGTCCCGCCATGCCCGGAGGCGTTCCCTCTGCCGATCCTTTTGCGCTTCTTGGTGGACCCCTTCGGGGGCTTTAAATCATGTAATCTCATCTTCCATCCTTACTCAATCGTTGACGGCTTCATCCATCACATTTTCCACATCCACCAGGTGAGGTATCTTATTGACCATTCCCCATATTTCCGGAGTATCCTTGCGAATCACCCACTGCTGTGTCCTTTTCAGACCCAGGCCGCGGATGATTTCCTTGTGTTTTTTGGGCTTCCCGATCGGGCTTCTTTTCAGTGTGATCTTTAACTGTCCCATGAGTCCATCAACCTTTCGTATCCACGGCCCGGTCCACGCTAAGCGGTCAATTCGTCCACAGTCTTGCCTCTGAGCTTTGCAATTTGTTCCACATCTCTCAATTTGAGCAGTCCATCCATGACCGCGCGTACAGCATTGTAAGGATTGCTGGACCCGACGCATTTGGTCAGGATATCCTGGACACCGACCACTTCCAAAACGGCCCGCACACCCCCGCCGGCGATCAGGCCCGTCCCTTCGGAAGCCGGTTTCATGACCACTTCTCCGGCCCCATAATGCCCGATCACCTGATGAGGAATCGTCTTCGAGCGAAGGGAGACCGTCACCATCTTTTTCTTGGCCTCCTCGATCCCTTTCCGGATGGCTTCCGGGACCTCATTGGCCTTGCCTTTGCCGTATCCCACGCTTCCTTTACCGTCACCGACAACCACAAGGGCGCTGAAACTGAAGCGTCTTCCGCCTTTTACGACTTTGGCCACACGGTTGATATGAACGATTTTATCGATCAGTTCGCCGGATTGGTCATTCTTTTTCTCCAAAGAGTCCCTCCCTTTATTCATCATCCTCATTCCTTAGAATTTGAGCCCGGATTCCTTGGCGGCTTCGGCGAGAACCTTGACACGCCCAAGAAATTTATAACCGCCGCGGTCAAAGACCACTTTCTTGATCCCTTTCTCCTGGGCCCGCCTTGCAATCTCCTGACCGACCCACTTCGCAGCTTCCTTTTTCCCGCCATCTACCTTCTGGTCCCGGAACACCGGATCCAAGGTAGATGCGCTTGCGATGGTATGGGAATGGATATCATCGATGACCTGCGCATAGATATGCCGTGCGCTCCTGAAAACGGACAGTCTCGGACTTCCCTGAGCGCCGGACACCTTTTTCCGAACCCTCTGATGCCTTGCGATTCGGGCCACCCTCTTGGTATTTTTCTCCACGGTTCTTCTTCCCCTTTATGATCAGGCCTACTTGGTGGTCTTTCCGGCCTTTCTGATGATTCTTTCCTTCTGATACTTGATCCCTTTGCCCTTATAGGGTTCCGGCCGGCGAAGGGCGCGGATGTTTGCCGCGGTCTGCCCCACGTCCTCCTTGTTGATCCCGGAAATGGTGATGATACTCTTCTCCACCAAGGCTTCCACCCCTTCCAGAAGCGGGAATAGAATGGAATGGGAATATCCGAGATTGAACTCCACGGACCGTCCCTTAACCTGCGCCTTGTATCCCACGCCATTGATCTCCAGAATCTTGGAAAAACCGCTTGTCACACCATGGACCATGTTGGCGATCAGATTCCGAATCAACCCATGAAAGGCGCGATGTTCTCTGGAATCCGATGCGCGGTGGACCAGGATCTTTCCTTCCTGGAGTTCAACCGAGATATCCGGCGGGATTTTCCTCAAAAGGGTCCCTTTCGGCCCCTTGATCTCCAAGGTCGAATCCTTGAGCGCCGCCTTCACGCCTTTGGGCAGAATCACCGGCAATTTTCCTACTCTCGACATCTCTTTTTCCTTTAACCGTTAAACCGGAGAACCGTCTTCACCCCCGGCCGTTACACCTTTTTAAGGCAGGGTTAACAGATCGGATCTCCTACCAGACGGCGCACAACACCTCTCCACCCACATGTTCTTTCCTGCACTGCCGGTCCGTGATCACCCCTTTGGGCGTTGAGAGGATCGCCACGCCCAAGCCGTTCCTGATGTTCGGGATCTCATCCACCTTCACATAGACCCGCATCCCAGGCTTGCTGATCCTGTCGATTCCGTGGATGACGCTCTCTTTCCCTTCCGGTTTCTTTAAGCTGATTCGTATCGTCCCCTGAGGACTATCCTTTAAAACCTTGAAGTTCTTGATGAAGCCTTCTTCCTTCAGGATCTTCGAGAGCGCAATCTTGATCTCCGAAGCCGGAACGTCCGTCTCTTGTTTTTGCGCCTTGACGGCATTCCGAATACGTGTGAGCATATCGGCTATGGGATCGGTCATGGACATGCATGGACTCCTGTAATCATATTCCTTAAAAATATTCCTACCAACTTGATTTCGTCACCCCGGGGATATCCCCTCTCAGGGCCAGCTGGCGAAAACAGATTCTGCAGAGCTCGAACCGGTTGATATACCCTCTCGGCCTGCCGCATATTCTGCATCGGTTGTATGCCCTGACCTTGAATTTCGGCTTCCTCTGCTGCTTGATGATTAAAGACGTCTTGGCCAATCGTATTCCTCCATTTTTCCGTTTGAACGGTTCAGAGAGCCGGGTGACCTCCGGTTAATTCCTGAAAGGCATGTGAAAGCCCGACAACAAGGCCTTGGCCTCCTCGTCGGTCTTCGCCGACGTGACAATGATAATGTCCATCCCATGGACCTTCTCGACGTTGTCGTATTTGATCTCCGGGAAAATGCTCTGCTCCAAAAGACCCAAGGAATAGTTCCCGCGTCCGTCGAAGGACTTCCCGGGAACACCCCGGAAATCCCGGATGCGCGGAAGCGCCGTATTGATCAAACGATCCAGAAATTCATACATCATGTTTTTGCGCAGGGTGACCTTGCATCCCACGGCCATGCCTTCCCGAAGCTTGAAATTCGCGATGGACTTCCTGGCCAGCGTGACCACCGGCTGCTGGCCGGTGATCTGACGAAGCTCAGCCACGGCCGATTCCAGGAGTTTTGGATTTTGAATCGCCTCTCCCATACCCACGTTCACCACGATCTTCATGAGACGGGGAACCTGCATCACACTGGAATATCCAAACTGCTTCATCAGCGATGGAACAATGTCTTTCTTGTAATTTTCCTTAAGCCTTGCCATGTTGATTCCCCGACGTTACGTCCGATCCAGCGGCTCTCCGCATTTGGCGCAGACCCGAATTTTTTTCTGATCTTCCAGTTTCTTATGCCTGCTCTTGACGGGCGCATCGCATTTTTCGCAGACCACCATCACATTGGCAGCGTGGATGCTCCCTTCCTTTTCTATGATCCCGCCCTGCTGGTTCTCCGCGCTGGGCCGGGTATGCCTCTTGATATAGTTGACTTTCTCAATCACGAGACGGTCCCTTTCAGGGAAAACCCTGAGGACCTTTCCTCTCTTTCCCTTGTTTTTCCCGGCCATCACCTGGACCGTATCATTTTTCTTTACCGCCGCCATATCTTTCTTCCATCCTGAAATGAACCCCCGACGCTTTCGGACGGGGAATCCTGCATCAACAAACCCGGCGCGCTACAGGACCTCCGGGGCCAGAGAAATGATCCTCATGAAATTTTTCCACCTGAGCTCGCGTGTCACCGGACCAAAGATACGCGTCCCGACCGGCTCCATCTGAGCATTGATGATCACAGCGGCATTGTCGTCAAATCGGATGCTGGATCCGTCCTTGCGTTTCAGGGCCCTCTTGGTCCTGACCACCACCGCCTTGACGACCGTGCCTTTTTTGACGTTCCCTCTCGGAATGGCTTCCTTTACGGACGCAACAATGATGTCTCCGACACGCGCATAACGGACCTTTGACCCGCCCATCACATGGATGCACATCAACTTCTTGGCGCCTGAATTGTCCGCCACGTTCAACGTGGTTTGAGGCTGGATCATGGTTTCCTCCAAACTCCCTGAGAGATCCTCATCCGATTACTTCACCCGTTCCATGATCTGCACGACCCGAAAACGTTTCTCTTTGCTGAGCGGCCTGCATTCCAGGATTCGAACCGTATCGCCGATCCGGCATTCGTTCTTCGCATCATGGGCCTTGTACCGTTTGCTCTTCCTCATGATCTTCTTGTAGAGAGGGTGCATCATGGACCGCTGTACGGAAACCACAACGGTCTTGTCCATCTTATTGCTGGTCACAACACCCCGCAGGCTTCTTTTCTTGCTTTGTTTTTCCATGTCAACGAAGGCCTTTCAATTTTTCTTTCCGAATTGTGTTGACCCGCGCAATGTCTTTCCGGGCCTCCCGAATGCGCGCCGGACTGCTCATCTGCCCGGTCTCCTTCTGAAACCGCAGGTTGAGAAGTTCTGACAGCAGTTCCTTTTCCTTGGCATCGATCTCCTCGATGCTTAAATCCCTGATCTCTGAAGCTTTCATCTAAGTGGTCCTTTTCGTAAATATGGTGACGCACCGAGAGGGTCGCAGGGGCGGTTCATCAAGGCACGTGACCGAGGCGTACCCTCTGTGGCACGCCGCAGGGAGCGTAACGAAGATAAGCCGGCCCTGCGGCACTCGAATGCCAACGTATTTACGAAACGGGCCACTATGCAACCACCCCATGTTTGGAAATAATCTTCGTCTTGATCGGGAGCTTGCTGGCCGCCCGGTTCAGGGCATCCATCGCGATCTGCTCGGTGACGCCCTCCATCTCATAGAGAATTCTGCCGGGCTTCACCACCGCCACGTGATATTCAGGAGCGCCTTTGCCTTTGCCCATGCGGGTCTCCGCCGGTTTTTTGGTGACCGGCTTGTCCGGGAAAATCCGGATCCAGATCTTGCCGCCCCTCTTGACATAGCGTGTCATGGCAATTCGGGCCGCCTCAATCTGCTTACTCGTGATCCAGCCCATCTCCAGGGCCTGGAGCCCGTATTCCCCAAAATCAATGCTGACCCCGCCTTTGGCCTTCCCTCGGGCCCTTCCCTTCATCTGTTTTCTATATTTCTCTTTCTTGGGCATCAACATGATGCATCTGCTCCATTACAATTGGAGATGATCTCAAATTGTAAAATAAAAACGGAATTACAACGGCACCCCTTCGGTCTTGAGCTTCTTCTCCGGCTCCAGGATCTCTCCCTTGAAGACCCAGACCTTGACCCCGATCAGGCCGTATGTGGTCTGCGCCTCTGCAAATCCGTAGTCAATATCGGCGCGAAGCGTATGAAGCGGAACCCTGCCTTCCCGGTACCATTCCCGTCTCGCGATCTCGGCGCCGGCAAGGCGCCCGGCGCAATGGATCTTGATCCCCTTGGCGCCGAAACGCAGGGCGCTTGCCACACTCTTCTTCATGGCCCTGCGGAAGGCCACGCGCCGCTCGAGCTGGAGCGCTACGTTCTCTGCAATCAACTGGGCGTCCATCTCCGCTTTTCGGATCTCCCGGATATTCAGATAGATGTTCTTCTTGATCTTATTCTGAATGTCGGCCTTGAGCTTGTCGATCTCGGATCCTTTTTTCCCGATGATGATCCCGGGCCGGGCCGTATAGACATTCACCCGCACCTGTTTGGCGGCCCGCTCGATCTCCACCCGGCCGATCCCGGCATGATAGAGTTTCTCCTTGATGAACTTGCGCAACTGCAGATCCTCATGAAGGAGTTCCGCATAGTCCTTCTTTGCAAACCACTTGGAGTTCCAGTCTTTGATATATCCCAGACGAAATCCTATAGGATGGACCTTCTGACCCAATGGATCACCCTCCTTTTCCCCTATTCAGAGACGACAATGGTTATATGACTCGTCCGTTTCCGGATCGGCGTTGCTCGTCCCATGGCCCTCGGCAAAAAACGCTTGATGGTCGGACCCGGATCTACAACGGCATACCGGATCCGCAGCCTGTCCACGTCCTTCATCTCTTTTTGTTCCGCATTGGCCACCGCCGACTGTAAGAGCTTCTCGACCACCGGGGCCGCACGATGGGGGATGCTTCTCAGCAGGCCGATCGCTTCCTCCACCCGATGCCCACGTATGGCATCCACCACCAGCCTGACTTTTCTCGGCGATATGCGAACGAACCTTGCTACGGCTTTGACTTCCATGATTGATTCCTGAAAATTTGTCTCTTTGCGGCCGATCCCCTGCGCGTTATTTCGTCACTCCTGTGGACTTCTCCGACCGATGGCCCCGGAAGGTCCTCGTCGCTGAAAACTCGCCCAGCTTGTGGCCGACCATATTTTCCGTAATGAAAACCGGAATGAACTTCATCCCGTTATGCACAGCGATGGTATGACCGATCATGTCCGGCGTGATCATTGAACGGCGCGACCAAGTCTTGATGATCTCCCGGCCGCCGCTTTCGTTCATCTTACGGATCTTGTTCTCCAGATGTAGGTCCACAAAAGGGCCCTTTTTCACCGATCGTGCCACATCAGCCTCCTTATCCTCTCTTCTTTATAATGAATCGGTCGGTGCGATGCTTCTTCTTGCGCGTCTTATATCCCTTGGTGGGAACCCCCCAAGGGGTCACCGGGTGCCGGCCGCCCGAGGTCTTCCCTTCGCCCCCTCCATGGGGATGGTCCACCGGATTCATGGCTACGCCCCTCACCTTGGGGCGCATGCCCAGCCACCTTGCGCGGCCGGCCTTGCCGATGGAAATGTTCTCGTGATCCTGATTGCCCAGCTGCCCG of Nitrospirae bacterium CG2_30_53_67 contains these proteins:
- a CDS encoding 50S ribosomal protein L14, which codes for MIQPQTTLNVADNSGAKKLMCIHVMGGSKVRYARVGDIIVASVKEAIPRGNVKKGTVVKAVVVRTKRALKRKDGSSIRFDDNAAVIINAQMEPVGTRIFGPVTRELRWKNFMRIISLAPEVL
- a CDS encoding 50S ribosomal protein L16; this encodes MLMPKKEKYRKQMKGRARGKAKGGVSIDFGEYGLQALEMGWITSKQIEAARIAMTRYVKRGGKIWIRIFPDKPVTKKPAETRMGKGKGAPEYHVAVVKPGRILYEMEGVTEQIAMDALNRAASKLPIKTKIISKHGVVA
- a CDS encoding preprotein translocase subunit SecY, producing the protein MLESLQNIFKVPELKRRILFTLGFLAIYRVGCHVPIPGIDSKALSEFFQSQEGGILGFVSMFSGGALSRMTVFALGIMPYISASIILQLLTSVVPSLEQLAKEGAAGRKKITQYTRYGTILLSIIQGAGIAVGLQSTTSPGGAPIVIHPGPGYLIFTVITLVAGTAFIMWLGEQITEKGIGNGISLIIFAGIVAAMPSAAAQTATLVRGGIMQPYVVLVILLLIVLVTGAIIFMEQGHRKVPVQYARRVVGRKAYGGTDTHIPLKINTAGVIPPIFASSIILFPATIAQVIHHPWMQAVAGSLSPGSLVYMILYVGFIIFFTFFYTAVMFNPVDVAENMKKQGGFIPGLRPGKNTSDYLDKVLSRITFVGALYLSAVCVLPMFLIQELNIPFYFGGTSLLIVVGVALDTLRQIESHLLQRQYDGFLKKGRIHGRSGR
- a CDS encoding 50S ribosomal protein L5; protein product: MARLKENYKKDIVPSLMKQFGYSSVMQVPRLMKIVVNVGMGEAIQNPKLLESAVAELRQITGQQPVVTLARKSIANFKLREGMAVGCKVTLRKNMMYEFLDRLINTALPRIRDFRGVPGKSFDGRGNYSLGLLEQSIFPEIKYDNVEKVHGMDIIIVTSAKTDEEAKALLSGFHMPFRN
- a CDS encoding 50S ribosomal protein L24, with amino-acid sequence MAAVKKNDTVQVMAGKNKGKRGKVLRVFPERDRLVIEKVNYIKRHTRPSAENQQGGIIEKEGSIHAANVMVVCEKCDAPVKSRHKKLEDQKKIRVCAKCGEPLDRT
- a CDS encoding 50S ribosomal protein L22, whose product is MEVKAVARFVRISPRKVRLVVDAIRGHRVEEAIGLLRSIPHRAAPVVEKLLQSAVANAEQKEMKDVDRLRIRYAVVDPGPTIKRFLPRAMGRATPIRKRTSHITIVVSE
- a CDS encoding 50S ribosomal protein L29 — its product is MKASEIRDLSIEEIDAKEKELLSELLNLRFQKETGQMSSPARIREARKDIARVNTIRKEKLKGLR
- a CDS encoding 30S ribosomal protein S5; the encoded protein is MRMMNKGRDSLEKKNDQSGELIDKIVHINRVAKVVKGGRRFSFSALVVVGDGKGSVGYGKGKANEVPEAIRKGIEEAKKKMVTVSLRSKTIPHQVIGHYGAGEVVMKPASEGTGLIAGGGVRAVLEVVGVQDILTKCVGSSNPYNAVRAVMDGLLKLRDVEQIAKLRGKTVDELTA
- a CDS encoding 30S ribosomal protein S19, with the translated sequence MARSVKKGPFVDLHLENKIRKMNESGGREIIKTWSRRSMITPDMIGHTIAVHNGMKFIPVFITENMVGHKLGEFSATRTFRGHRSEKSTGVTK
- a CDS encoding 50S ribosomal protein L15: MRLHDLKPPKGSTKKRKRIGRGNASGHGGTSTRGHKGQNARSGGSKKAGFEGGQMPLQRRLPKRGFTNIFRKEYTILNLSRLDLLEGTDQVDPEILRDKGVVKQMRAGLKILGAGELHRPMVVKAHKFSKKAAEKIRAAGGTAEIIK
- a CDS encoding adenylate kinase codes for the protein MRMILLGPPGAGKGTQAKKLVEKYGIPQISTGDILREAVKNKTSLGKEAKSYMDKGALAPDHIVVGIIRERLKSSDCAKGYVLDGFPRTVPQADELKKALKNMGQSIDYVLSIVVPNPELIKRLTGRRTCKECGAGFHVFFKKPAKDGICDQCGGSLFQRDDDKEETIKNRLNVYNKQTEPLIQYYRKDGVLVEIHGTGGIEDIFGRIRAVIEKQG
- a CDS encoding 50S ribosomal protein L30; translated protein: MGQLKITLKRSPIGKPKKHKEIIRGLGLKRTQQWVIRKDTPEIWGMVNKIPHLVDVENVMDEAVND
- a CDS encoding 50S ribosomal protein L6; the protein is MSRVGKLPVILPKGVKAALKDSTLEIKGPKGTLLRKIPPDISVELQEGKILVHRASDSREHRAFHGLIRNLIANMVHGVTSGFSKILEINGVGYKAQVKGRSVEFNLGYSHSILFPLLEGVEALVEKSIITISGINKEDVGQTAANIRALRRPEPYKGKGIKYQKERIIRKAGKTTK
- a CDS encoding 30S ribosomal protein S17: MEKQSKKRSLRGVVTSNKMDKTVVVSVQRSMMHPLYKKIMRKSKRYKAHDAKNECRIGDTVRILECRPLSKEKRFRVVQIMERVK
- a CDS encoding 50S ribosomal protein L18, giving the protein MEKNTKRVARIARHQRVRKKVSGAQGSPRLSVFRSARHIYAQVIDDIHSHTIASASTLDPVFRDQKVDGGKKEAAKWVGQEIARRAQEKGIKKVVFDRGGYKFLGRVKVLAEAAKESGLKF
- a CDS encoding 30S ribosomal protein S8, translated to MSMTDPIADMLTRIRNAVKAQKQETDVPASEIKIALSKILKEEGFIKNFKVLKDSPQGTIRISLKKPEGKESVIHGIDRISKPGMRVYVKVDEIPNIRNGLGVAILSTPKGVITDRQCRKEHVGGEVLCAVW
- a CDS encoding 30S ribosomal protein S14 → MAKTSLIIKQQRKPKFKVRAYNRCRICGRPRGYINRFELCRICFRQLALRGDIPGVTKSSW
- a CDS encoding 30S ribosomal protein S3, with amino-acid sequence MGQKVHPIGFRLGYIKDWNSKWFAKKDYAELLHEDLQLRKFIKEKLYHAGIGRVEIERAAKQVRVNVYTARPGIIIGKKGSEIDKLKADIQNKIKKNIYLNIREIRKAEMDAQLIAENVALQLERRVAFRRAMKKSVASALRFGAKGIKIHCAGRLAGAEIARREWYREGRVPLHTLRADIDYGFAEAQTTYGLIGVKVWVFKGEILEPEKKLKTEGVPL